A genomic segment from Deinococcus sp. YIM 77859 encodes:
- the obgE gene encoding GTPase ObgE, translating to MAFRDVLDIEVAAGNGGDGSMSFHRAKYLEKGGPDGGHGGRGGNVILRAIEGVESLERLVGKRRFKAPNGGYGEGRLRQGADGEDLYIDVPVGTTAFDRDTGRVLADLVRVGQEKVIARGGLGGRGNSTFVSSTRQAPRFAELGTPGEKRRVRLELRLIADVGLVGYPNAGKSSLLAALSRANPAIADYPFTTLSPILGVVESADGEQRFTMADIPGIIEGASEGRGLGLEFLRHISRTRLLVYVLDVTRNPVEELRQLQAELHAYNPDLLENVSCIALNKIELVDAELAAFAEDELATFGLPIFPVSAHTGQGLPELRDGLFQLLPDRELWAQTHALEEEPQEVYEEPLSITFREDAPEKPGAEPERVWEVHGGGFEARLTRFSRYLEDAAEYLSGLFKRQGLYAALKRAGAREGDTVEIGTFRFEYFADED from the coding sequence ATGGCGTTTCGTGACGTCCTGGATATTGAGGTCGCTGCGGGAAATGGCGGCGACGGCAGCATGAGTTTCCACCGAGCAAAGTACCTGGAAAAGGGCGGGCCGGACGGAGGGCACGGCGGTCGCGGCGGGAACGTCATCCTGCGCGCGATCGAGGGTGTGGAAAGCCTCGAACGTCTGGTGGGCAAGCGCAGGTTCAAAGCGCCCAACGGCGGCTACGGCGAGGGCCGCCTGCGGCAGGGCGCCGATGGCGAAGATCTCTATATTGACGTGCCGGTGGGCACGACCGCCTTTGACCGTGACACCGGCAGGGTGCTGGCCGATCTGGTGCGTGTCGGGCAGGAAAAGGTGATCGCGCGTGGCGGCCTGGGCGGACGCGGCAACAGCACCTTCGTGAGCAGCACCCGGCAGGCCCCGCGGTTTGCAGAATTGGGCACGCCGGGCGAAAAACGCCGGGTGCGGCTGGAGCTGCGCCTGATTGCGGACGTAGGTCTGGTCGGCTACCCCAATGCGGGCAAAAGCAGCCTGCTGGCGGCCCTCTCGCGAGCAAATCCCGCCATCGCCGACTACCCCTTCACCACCCTCTCCCCCATCCTGGGTGTGGTCGAGAGCGCGGATGGCGAGCAGCGGTTCACCATGGCGGACATTCCCGGCATCATCGAGGGCGCGTCGGAGGGCAGGGGCTTGGGCCTGGAATTTCTGCGCCATATCAGCCGCACTCGGCTGCTGGTGTACGTGCTCGACGTGACCCGCAACCCGGTGGAGGAGTTGCGTCAGCTTCAGGCCGAGCTGCACGCCTATAACCCTGATCTGCTGGAGAATGTCTCGTGCATCGCCCTCAACAAGATCGAGCTGGTAGACGCGGAACTCGCGGCGTTTGCTGAGGACGAACTCGCCACCTTTGGCCTCCCGATCTTCCCGGTCAGCGCCCACACCGGCCAGGGCCTCCCCGAGTTGCGTGACGGTCTGTTTCAGCTCCTGCCTGACCGCGAGCTCTGGGCACAGACCCACGCCCTGGAGGAGGAACCGCAAGAGGTCTACGAGGAACCCCTGAGCATCACCTTCCGTGAGGACGCCCCCGAGAAGCCCGGAGCGGAGCCCGAGCGCGTCTGGGAGGTGCACGGGGGCGGCTTTGAAGCCCGGCTTACCCGCTTCTCCCGCTATCTGGAGGACGCCGCAGAGTACCTCTCGGGCCTCTTCAAGCGCCAGGGCCTCTACGCCGCCCTCAAGCGCGCGGGCGCTCGCGAGGGGGATACGGTCGAGATCGGCACCTTCCGCTTCGAGTATTTCGCGGACGAGGACTAG
- a CDS encoding peptidylprolyl isomerase encodes MKQPASLLTALLTAVLLLTSCQKEESGATTDTTGETAQTETTQTDATKTAASSSVTQPGPVPAGYTVVPPLSDKPVRSFKAAPEFTLQDGRDYYALIDTSKGQILVDLYEKETPVTVNNFVTLARHHFYDGTRFHRVIEGFMAQGGDPLSADESKKAQWGTGGPGYSFADEFREKLTFDSPGLLAMANSGPATNGSQFFITFVPTDFLNGKHTIFGKVVQGDDVLPKLTRTMDESNAEIPGAVADKILTVRILTKG; translated from the coding sequence GTGAAACAGCCTGCCTCTCTTCTGACTGCCCTGCTCACCGCCGTGCTCCTGTTGACCTCCTGCCAGAAGGAGGAGAGCGGAGCCACCACGGACACGACCGGCGAGACGGCCCAAACCGAGACGACGCAGACAGACGCCACCAAAACAGCAGCCAGTTCCTCGGTCACCCAACCCGGCCCCGTTCCGGCGGGCTATACCGTGGTGCCTCCTCTTTCGGACAAGCCGGTGCGCAGCTTTAAGGCGGCGCCTGAATTCACCCTGCAAGACGGCCGGGACTACTACGCGCTCATCGATACGTCGAAGGGTCAGATTCTCGTTGACCTCTACGAGAAGGAGACACCCGTGACCGTCAACAATTTTGTCACGTTGGCGCGCCACCACTTCTATGATGGAACGCGCTTTCATCGCGTGATCGAGGGCTTTATGGCGCAGGGCGGTGATCCCCTCAGCGCCGACGAGAGCAAAAAGGCTCAGTGGGGGACGGGCGGTCCCGGCTACAGCTTCGCGGACGAATTCCGTGAGAAGCTCACGTTTGATAGCCCCGGCCTGCTGGCGATGGCCAACAGCGGTCCTGCCACCAACGGGTCACAGTTTTTTATCACCTTTGTCCCCACGGACTTCCTGAACGGCAAGCACACCATCTTTGGCAAGGTCGTGCAGGGTGACGACGTGCTTCCCAAGCTGACCCGCACCATGGACGAGAGCAACGCTGAGATTCCCGGGGCGGTGGCCGACAAGATCCTCACGGTGCGGATTCTGACCAAGGGCTGA
- the cmk gene encoding (d)CMP kinase, which translates to MIVTIDGVAASGKSSVASGVARALGVPYVSSGLLYRAATLLALEAGVPRHDAHALLAHLRSTPLRLEPLPEGNRVWAGERDLTPDLHSSRVDAGVSTVAALPEVRTWVNTLLRALPEPFVAEGRDMGTNVFPHAEAKFYLTASPRVRAERRARERPEDVPAIEAALIERDRRDAGQSAPAPDARVIDTGPLTLEEVIAAVLAGLPKHVDWNRSSSSRTVEPS; encoded by the coding sequence GTGATCGTGACGATTGACGGCGTGGCTGCGAGTGGAAAATCAAGTGTCGCCTCGGGGGTCGCGCGGGCGCTGGGGGTGCCGTACGTGAGTAGCGGCCTGCTGTACCGCGCGGCGACCCTGCTCGCCCTGGAAGCGGGCGTGCCGCGGCATGACGCCCACGCCCTCCTCGCACACCTGCGGTCGACGCCCCTGCGGCTAGAACCTCTCCCAGAGGGCAACCGGGTGTGGGCTGGAGAGCGTGACCTCACGCCGGACCTGCATTCCAGCCGGGTAGACGCGGGCGTGAGCACCGTCGCGGCCCTGCCCGAGGTGCGAACCTGGGTGAATACGCTCCTGCGCGCCCTGCCCGAACCCTTTGTGGCGGAGGGCCGCGACATGGGCACAAACGTCTTTCCGCACGCCGAGGCCAAGTTCTACCTGACGGCCAGTCCACGCGTGCGGGCCGAGCGCCGCGCCCGCGAGCGCCCCGAGGACGTGCCCGCTATCGAGGCAGCGCTGATCGAGCGTGACCGCCGCGACGCAGGTCAGAGCGCCCCCGCTCCAGATGCCCGGGTCATCGACACGGGGCCACTCACGCTGGAAGAGGTGATTGCGGCGGTTCTGGCGGGGCTGCCGAAACACGTGGACTGGAACAGAAGCTCTTCCAGTCGAACAGTTGAACCGTCTTAA